Proteins co-encoded in one Dokdonella sp. genomic window:
- a CDS encoding S8 family serine peptidase has translation MRKSSLLAAAIAATLSVAHAADGAKIVLPAGVSAPAGYQLIADYGTFALYRGNPAAMPRNVVGAQVLNEADVLQFDRLRIDTQTSQIIAPPGFTLNAPSGAALHLVQFVGPLKDAWLDEVRATGAVPVHYIESNGYLVWANASARSALANLAAQKNTLQFSAPLPSFVKLGDSLFARIQGTQATAAGTLIPITVQIYRHADGVVTKQALAAIGLKPTVDWSPILGYEVAKYEATLDQVRLIIENPDVYWVGEVHPRTLNDEVQAQIIRGYFNSGNTGPQAEGYLPWLNALGFSTNPADYPVVDISDDGIGDRTTNTGDPTLHVLGDTANPSRVVYNQHCGSAATNGTVRGHGHINANIAGGYDVRTNATTPGARFPGEYQRGQGMNPYTRLGGTRIFNSSNSFDQSGCGNTDAGVIKAVYTAGARISSNSWGCSGCASQYDDSSQAYDAGTRDADTTASGNQELITIFAAGNSGSAAGTVGTPSNGKNMITVGASENQRQVDENGNWSDGCGVGPTGADNAMDIIAFSSRGPSPGQRIKPEVIAPGTHITGTRATPSTGGNVCDSARPVGNATYAASSGTSHSTPAVSGVASLAWWWIANGQGALSFDGGSPSAPSPALMKAWLIAHPTYLTGVSGNGNLPTNAQGYGMPNLEAMFSDTPTLVVNQTQVLGATGETWEWIGAAVDPDKPVRVALVWTDAAGAIGTSPQVNNLDLAVEYGANTYLGNRFTGQWSTTGGTADNRNNYEAVFLPAGTPDSIKITVTGFNIAGDGVPGNADTTDQDFAIVCSNCAQNPTFTLAVDPSQISVCTQDTASVPFNISAGSILGFSTPANLAVSGEPSGTTTSFSTNPIATYPGSSVLTVANLGAAAAGTSTLTITGTAGAEIKTRAVGLTLYTDDPGAFTLTTPAAGAQNVALSPVLTWAASTQAATYFVEVASDAAFSNIVWSGTFASNTATVGTSLNSAATYYWRVTAQNECGDTAVSQEFSFTTIPLPGDCPVGVTPVDVYATDFEGDNSAWVATHAAGTADWAVSGTRTHSGTKAFLAQDVAAVSDQLLTSPGIALPAATSPINLLFWNHQTIEDSSATACYDGALLQISTDDGATWTQVPDALLQIGQYNGPISSSFSNPAGGLRAWCGDPQDWTRYVVNLDSYAGQTVKFRFRMATDSSVGRVPDGFYLDDVRVQACGETEPPDLIFADGFETGSGPVSGVLVDEFTGRAITNPTGGPGGAPISELQTSLSMTTLGAGAQISSNNVVAEDFTVPASGWSITKAKFYTYQTNSGTTSTINDLRLRIFNGTPGGTLVFGDTTTNRLSSTSWNGAYRVTQTNPTDATRPLYEVVAEFSPPIALAAGTYWIAWSMGGTGTSGPWALPQTVAGVTTTGNCQQSLGSGTGTFAPLLDGGTSTALGCTFVLEGTAP, from the coding sequence ATGCGCAAGAGTTCGTTGCTGGCTGCGGCCATCGCAGCCACGTTGTCAGTTGCCCATGCGGCAGACGGCGCCAAGATCGTGTTGCCAGCCGGTGTGAGCGCGCCGGCCGGCTATCAGTTGATCGCCGACTACGGCACGTTCGCCCTCTATCGTGGCAATCCTGCTGCGATGCCTCGCAACGTCGTCGGCGCGCAGGTGCTGAACGAAGCTGATGTCCTGCAATTCGACCGTTTGCGGATCGATACGCAGACCTCGCAGATCATCGCACCACCGGGATTCACGCTGAACGCGCCGAGTGGCGCCGCGCTGCACCTGGTTCAGTTCGTCGGCCCGCTCAAGGATGCCTGGCTCGACGAGGTGCGCGCCACCGGAGCGGTGCCGGTCCACTACATCGAAAGCAACGGCTACCTGGTGTGGGCGAATGCCTCGGCGCGCAGCGCGCTGGCCAACCTCGCCGCACAGAAGAACACGCTGCAGTTCAGCGCGCCGCTGCCGTCCTTCGTCAAGCTCGGTGACTCGCTGTTCGCCCGCATCCAGGGCACGCAAGCCACCGCGGCGGGCACGCTGATCCCGATCACCGTGCAGATCTACCGCCACGCCGATGGCGTGGTGACCAAGCAAGCCCTTGCGGCCATCGGACTCAAGCCGACGGTCGACTGGAGCCCGATTCTCGGCTACGAGGTCGCGAAGTACGAGGCAACGCTCGACCAGGTGCGCCTGATCATCGAGAACCCGGACGTCTATTGGGTCGGCGAGGTGCATCCACGCACGCTCAACGACGAGGTGCAGGCACAGATCATCCGTGGCTATTTCAATTCCGGCAATACCGGCCCGCAGGCGGAGGGATACCTGCCGTGGCTCAATGCGCTGGGTTTCTCGACCAATCCGGCTGACTACCCGGTCGTCGACATTTCCGACGACGGCATCGGCGACCGCACGACGAACACCGGCGATCCGACCCTGCACGTGCTCGGCGACACGGCGAATCCGTCGCGCGTGGTCTACAACCAGCATTGCGGCTCGGCGGCCACGAACGGCACCGTGCGAGGCCACGGCCACATCAATGCCAACATCGCCGGCGGATACGACGTACGCACCAACGCCACGACACCGGGTGCACGCTTCCCCGGCGAGTACCAGCGCGGCCAGGGCATGAACCCCTATACGCGCCTCGGCGGAACGCGCATCTTCAACTCGAGCAACAGCTTCGACCAGAGCGGCTGTGGCAACACCGATGCCGGCGTCATCAAGGCCGTCTACACCGCGGGTGCGCGCATTTCGTCGAACTCCTGGGGCTGCTCGGGTTGTGCTTCCCAGTATGACGACAGCTCGCAGGCCTATGACGCCGGCACGCGCGACGCCGACACGACCGCGTCCGGCAACCAGGAGCTGATCACGATCTTTGCTGCCGGCAATTCCGGGTCCGCTGCCGGCACGGTCGGTACGCCGAGCAACGGCAAGAACATGATCACGGTGGGTGCCTCGGAGAACCAGCGTCAGGTCGACGAGAACGGCAACTGGTCCGACGGCTGTGGCGTCGGCCCGACCGGTGCCGACAACGCGATGGACATCATTGCCTTCTCGTCGCGCGGCCCCTCGCCGGGCCAGCGCATCAAGCCCGAAGTCATTGCGCCGGGTACGCATATCACCGGTACACGTGCCACCCCGTCGACCGGCGGGAACGTCTGCGACTCGGCGCGCCCGGTCGGCAACGCCACCTACGCCGCCTCGTCGGGCACCAGCCATTCGACCCCGGCTGTGTCGGGCGTCGCCTCGCTGGCCTGGTGGTGGATCGCCAATGGCCAAGGCGCGCTTTCGTTCGATGGCGGCTCGCCCTCGGCACCGTCGCCGGCGTTGATGAAGGCCTGGTTGATAGCGCATCCGACCTATCTGACCGGCGTATCCGGCAACGGCAACCTGCCGACCAATGCGCAGGGCTACGGCATGCCGAACCTCGAGGCGATGTTCAGCGACACGCCGACGCTCGTCGTCAACCAGACCCAGGTGCTCGGTGCGACCGGTGAGACCTGGGAATGGATCGGCGCCGCCGTGGACCCCGACAAGCCGGTGCGCGTCGCCCTGGTCTGGACCGATGCGGCCGGCGCGATCGGCACCAGCCCGCAGGTCAACAACCTCGACCTTGCGGTCGAGTACGGTGCGAACACCTACCTCGGCAATCGTTTCACCGGCCAGTGGAGCACCACGGGCGGTACCGCGGACAACCGCAACAACTATGAGGCGGTGTTCCTGCCGGCGGGTACGCCTGACTCGATCAAGATCACGGTGACCGGCTTCAACATCGCCGGTGACGGCGTGCCCGGCAATGCCGACACGACTGATCAGGACTTCGCTATCGTCTGCAGCAACTGCGCGCAGAACCCGACGTTCACGCTGGCTGTCGATCCGTCCCAGATCAGCGTCTGCACCCAGGACACCGCGTCGGTGCCGTTCAACATCAGCGCAGGATCGATCCTCGGCTTCTCGACCCCGGCAAACCTGGCGGTTTCCGGCGAACCGAGCGGCACGACGACATCGTTCAGCACGAACCCGATCGCGACGTATCCCGGCAGCAGCGTGCTGACCGTCGCCAACCTGGGCGCCGCCGCAGCCGGCACGTCGACGCTGACGATCACCGGCACGGCCGGTGCCGAGATCAAGACGCGCGCGGTCGGGCTGACCCTGTACACGGACGATCCCGGAGCGTTCACCCTGACCACACCGGCTGCCGGCGCGCAGAATGTCGCCTTGAGTCCGGTGCTGACCTGGGCGGCCTCCACCCAGGCGGCGACGTACTTCGTCGAAGTCGCCTCAGATGCGGCCTTCTCGAACATCGTCTGGTCAGGCACGTTCGCGTCGAACACGGCAACCGTCGGCACGTCGCTCAACAGTGCCGCGACCTACTACTGGCGTGTCACTGCGCAGAATGAATGCGGCGATACGGCTGTCAGCCAGGAGTTCTCGTTCACCACGATTCCGCTGCCCGGCGACTGTCCGGTGGGCGTGACCCCGGTCGACGTCTATGCGACCGATTTCGAGGGCGACAACTCGGCCTGGGTCGCCACGCATGCTGCCGGTACCGCCGACTGGGCGGTTTCCGGAACGCGCACGCACAGCGGCACCAAGGCTTTTCTGGCTCAGGACGTGGCGGCGGTGTCCGACCAGTTGCTGACCTCGCCTGGCATTGCCCTGCCGGCCGCTACCTCGCCGATCAACCTGCTGTTCTGGAACCACCAGACGATCGAGGACTCCAGCGCAACGGCATGCTACGACGGTGCCCTTCTGCAAATCTCGACCGATGACGGGGCGACCTGGACCCAGGTGCCGGACGCGCTGCTGCAGATTGGCCAGTACAACGGGCCGATCAGCTCGAGCTTCTCGAATCCGGCCGGCGGGCTGCGCGCCTGGTGCGGTGATCCGCAGGACTGGACGCGCTATGTGGTCAACCTCGACAGCTATGCGGGTCAGACCGTGAAGTTCCGTTTCCGCATGGCGACCGACAGCTCGGTCGGCCGCGTGCCGGACGGTTTCTACCTGGATGACGTGAGGGTACAGGCCTGCGGCGAAACAGAGCCACCCGACCTGATCTTTGCGGATGGCTTCGAGACGGGTTCGGGTCCGGTCTCCGGTGTGCTCGTCGACGAGTTCACCGGGCGCGCGATCACCAATCCGACCGGTGGTCCGGGCGGCGCACCGATCAGCGAACTGCAGACGTCGCTCAGCATGACGACGCTCGGAGCGGGTGCGCAGATCTCCTCGAACAACGTGGTTGCCGAGGACTTCACGGTGCCGGCTTCGGGCTGGTCGATCACGAAGGCGAAGTTCTACACCTACCAGACCAATTCGGGTACGACGAGCACGATCAACGATCTGCGTCTGCGCATTTTCAACGGTACGCCGGGCGGTACTTTGGTGTTCGGCGATACGACGACCAACCGTCTGAGCTCGACGAGCTGGAACGGGGCCTATCGTGTGACGCAAACAAATCCGACCGACGCTACGCGCCCGCTCTACGAGGTGGTGGCGGAGTTCAGCCCGCCGATCGCGCTGGCGGCGGGAACGTACTGGATTGCGTGGAGCATGGGCGGCACGGGAACATCGGGGCCGTGGGCGCTGCCGCAAACCGTGGCGGGTGTGACCACCACCGGAAATTGCCAGCAGTCATTGGGTTCTGGTACTGGGACCTTCGCGCCACTGCTCGATGGTGGTACGTCGACAGCGCTCGGTTGCACGTTCGTGCTCGAAGGAACGGCACCGTAA
- the ybeY gene encoding rRNA maturation RNase YbeY: MPARKKNAASPYCVFVRNETARGGVPLTASFTRWVDAALRGARWRKRAEVNILIVGSEAGRLFNRQYRRRDYATNVLSFPYEPMPHEKTALLGDLVICAPVVAMEAIAQEKRPRDHWAHMTVHGVLHLVGHDHIDDTDAERMEALERHVLAELGIADPYVESRDSGLASANT, translated from the coding sequence ATGCCAGCACGCAAGAAGAATGCCGCAAGCCCGTACTGCGTATTCGTGCGCAACGAAACCGCGCGCGGCGGCGTGCCGCTGACCGCCAGCTTCACTCGCTGGGTCGACGCCGCACTGCGTGGTGCGCGCTGGCGAAAGCGTGCCGAGGTCAACATCCTGATCGTCGGCAGCGAGGCCGGCCGTCTATTCAACCGCCAATACCGCCGGCGCGACTATGCGACCAACGTGCTGAGCTTCCCCTACGAGCCGATGCCGCACGAGAAAACCGCCCTGCTCGGCGACCTGGTGATTTGCGCACCGGTGGTGGCGATGGAGGCGATCGCGCAGGAAAAGCGTCCGCGCGACCACTGGGCGCACATGACCGTGCACGGGGTCCTGCACCTGGTCGGTCACGACCATATCGACGATACCGACGCCGAGCGCATGGAGGCACTCGAGCGGCATGTGCTGGCGGAGCTGGGCATCGCCGATCCGTATGTCGAAAGCCGGGATTCGGGATTGGCATCCGCGAATACGTGA
- a CDS encoding PhoH family protein, producing the protein MTEANRMEFALEPDDGERLSNLVGPFDEHLRQIELRLGVEVANRGNVFRVVGDAKPVQVAARLLRELYALTATETLDAHQLNLRLQESGIEAIAAAAAEAAQEVSVKVKRGTIRGRGPNQVRYLHAIATHDVNFGIGPAGTGKTYLAVAMAVDALNENRVQRVILVRPAVEAGEKLGFLPGDLTQKVDPYLRPLYDALYEMLGIERVTKLVERNVIEIAPLAYMRGRTLNDSFVILDEAQNTTTEQMKMFLTRIGFGSVAVVTGDITQTDLPRHIKSGLRDAIEVLRDVDGISFTFFNSKDVVRHPLVQKIVRAYEARIEPTKESTP; encoded by the coding sequence ATGACCGAAGCCAACCGCATGGAATTCGCACTCGAACCCGACGACGGCGAGCGTCTGTCCAACCTCGTCGGCCCATTCGACGAGCACCTGCGCCAGATCGAGTTGCGCCTCGGTGTCGAAGTGGCCAACCGTGGCAACGTGTTCCGTGTGGTCGGCGACGCGAAGCCCGTGCAGGTCGCCGCGCGCCTGCTGCGCGAACTGTACGCACTGACCGCAACTGAAACGCTGGACGCGCACCAGCTCAACCTGCGCCTGCAGGAATCCGGCATCGAGGCGATCGCCGCAGCCGCCGCGGAGGCTGCGCAGGAGGTCAGCGTCAAGGTCAAGCGCGGCACCATCCGCGGGCGCGGGCCGAACCAGGTGCGTTACCTGCATGCGATCGCCACGCATGACGTCAATTTCGGCATCGGCCCGGCCGGCACCGGCAAGACCTACCTCGCCGTCGCCATGGCGGTCGATGCGCTGAACGAGAACCGCGTGCAGCGCGTGATCCTCGTGCGCCCGGCGGTCGAGGCCGGCGAGAAGCTCGGCTTCCTGCCCGGCGATCTCACCCAGAAGGTCGATCCCTATCTGCGCCCGCTTTACGACGCGCTCTACGAGATGCTCGGCATCGAGCGCGTGACCAAGCTGGTCGAGCGCAACGTCATCGAGATCGCACCGCTCGCCTACATGCGCGGACGCACGCTCAACGACTCGTTCGTGATCCTCGATGAGGCACAGAACACCACGACCGAACAGATGAAGATGTTCCTCACCCGCATCGGTTTCGGCTCGGTGGCCGTGGTCACCGGCGACATCACCCAGACCGACCTGCCGCGCCACATCAAGTCGGGCCTGCGCGACGCGATCGAGGTGCTGCGCGACGTCGACGGCATCAGTTTCACCTTCTTCAACTCGAAGGACGTGGTGCGCCATCCGCTCGTGCAGAAGATCGTGCGCGCCTACGAGGCGCGCATCGAGCCGACCAAGGAGAGCACGCCATGA
- a CDS encoding right-handed parallel beta-helix repeat-containing protein, whose translation MPRHALRFFALLAVATTPLHAAEWFVATTGNNTTGTGSAAQPFRTLNHVLSPANGIVQAGDIVTVRGPAGANTYAECEVRLRVRLTLRSPPGERAHIACGLGVPDSVAVQIDPNASGSVLTHLEISGGFYYGVFLQTYWYQGGGENERGASDVLLDDLLIHHTGRDAIKITPHSDRVTIRNSEIHHSGAIYPPGTPLDDMNAEGIDNVNGSGMVVEDNWIHHTATTCVYFKGGATDVIVQRNRLEDCGVAGVLVGFDTSPEFFDLQANPGYYEAIRGIVRNNVVRRAGYAGIGLYASRDSIVANNTIIDTATLGHAALYFGVTFQDWEPQAARPPNLNPRLANNLVIQGSGNSLRIRWSSELGGLSGLTGASGSDYNGYYRSGGNCVFADNRPGSPLAGGGTLAQWRSHANADLNSLVAPFSVDAGGHLPAGSPAIDAGSADPAVNDDIDREARVAPYDIGADEARGDVIFRHGFESVP comes from the coding sequence ATGCCGCGGCATGCCCTCCGGTTTTTCGCCCTGCTCGCCGTTGCAACCACGCCGCTGCATGCGGCCGAGTGGTTCGTCGCCACGACCGGCAACAACACGACCGGCACCGGCTCGGCGGCGCAGCCGTTCCGCACGCTGAACCACGTGCTGTCGCCGGCCAACGGCATCGTGCAGGCCGGCGACATCGTCACGGTGCGCGGACCGGCCGGCGCCAACACCTACGCCGAATGCGAGGTGCGCCTGCGCGTGCGCCTGACCCTGCGTTCGCCGCCAGGCGAGCGCGCGCACATCGCCTGCGGGCTCGGCGTGCCCGACAGCGTGGCCGTGCAGATCGACCCGAACGCCTCCGGCAGCGTGCTGACGCACCTGGAAATCAGCGGCGGCTTCTACTACGGGGTGTTCCTGCAGACGTACTGGTATCAGGGCGGCGGCGAGAACGAACGCGGCGCATCCGACGTGCTGCTCGACGACCTGCTCATCCACCATACCGGCCGCGACGCGATCAAGATCACGCCGCACAGCGACCGCGTGACCATCCGCAACAGCGAGATCCACCACAGCGGCGCGATCTATCCGCCCGGCACCCCGCTCGACGACATGAATGCCGAAGGCATCGACAACGTCAACGGCTCTGGCATGGTGGTCGAGGACAACTGGATCCACCACACCGCCACCACCTGCGTCTACTTCAAGGGTGGCGCGACCGACGTGATCGTGCAGCGCAACCGCCTCGAGGACTGCGGCGTGGCCGGCGTCCTGGTCGGCTTCGACACCAGCCCGGAGTTCTTCGACCTGCAGGCCAACCCCGGTTACTACGAAGCGATCCGCGGCATCGTGCGCAACAACGTCGTGCGCCGCGCCGGCTATGCCGGCATCGGCCTGTACGCCTCGCGCGATTCGATCGTCGCCAACAACACCATCATCGACACCGCCACGCTCGGCCACGCCGCGCTGTACTTCGGCGTGACCTTCCAGGACTGGGAGCCGCAGGCCGCGCGCCCGCCCAACCTCAATCCGCGCCTGGCCAACAACCTCGTCATCCAGGGCAGCGGCAACAGCCTGCGCATCCGCTGGAGCAGCGAACTTGGCGGCCTCTCGGGCCTAACCGGCGCCAGCGGCAGCGACTACAACGGCTACTACCGCAGCGGCGGCAACTGCGTGTTCGCCGACAACCGTCCCGGCAGCCCGCTGGCCGGCGGCGGCACGCTGGCGCAATGGCGAAGCCATGCCAACGCCGACCTCAACAGCCTGGTCGCCCCGTTCAGCGTCGATGCGGGCGGACATCTCCCCGCCGGCAGTCCCGCGATCGACGCCGGCAGCGCCGATCCGGCCGTCAACGACGACATCGACCGCGAAGCGCGCGTCGCACCGTACGACATCGGTGCCGACGAAGCGCGTGGCGACGTGATCTTCCGGCACGGCTTCGAGTCGGTGCCTTGA
- a CDS encoding delta-60 repeat domain-containing protein codes for MNRDRRGLARRARFLAAGTILLGAGLASTAQADHGLDPTYFPSLGYFVDIFATVSGQSARYGGKHAVLPNGDIVVAGIVRLENDTIAPYWNIGLVRYSPQGYPRLWTGSGGPYFHNFNQYVLYPNLTNGGTGDALIESVEDIAYAEGKIYVLVTRVFGGVERDAAVVVFNEDGTFQQNLSVIASTANEYARALEVTVTGITAKPVTLTVLAERYAPLARMVVTKLNLGSNGLLSADANFNGGAPLVVPFNCTGGGCGFYAGDIARPKRFFQGDGMPIYVVGSAQYNGPDWDFAVVRINANGTIDTSFGAGGTNYFDFSEPGSDSGDFAYRLDIDSGIPGLTADTLFIAGNVRRSCKDGIGIVAVTSENQIPAGFGVGGRVVHGGSSETGTICAQEASLYLGDLARQGNELAVAGTTASLDQGGTLRVDGALLRVDATNGSQRGLARLPIEYQGERFGDARLRGISHAGQGRYLVSGDLTNTIANLGPVFLSAAVAPSDRIFADGFDRSVVLPTL; via the coding sequence ATGAACCGCGACCGCCGCGGACTCGCGCGCCGAGCCCGCTTCCTTGCTGCCGGCACAATCCTGCTGGGGGCCGGACTCGCCTCGACCGCCCAGGCCGATCACGGCCTGGACCCGACCTACTTTCCGAGCCTGGGCTACTTCGTCGACATCTTCGCCACGGTCAGCGGCCAGTCGGCACGCTATGGCGGCAAGCATGCCGTTCTGCCGAACGGCGACATCGTCGTGGCCGGCATCGTGCGCCTGGAAAACGACACGATCGCGCCGTACTGGAATATCGGCCTCGTGCGCTATTCGCCGCAGGGCTATCCCCGGCTGTGGACGGGCAGCGGCGGCCCGTACTTCCACAATTTCAACCAGTACGTGCTCTATCCGAACCTCACCAACGGCGGCACCGGCGACGCGCTGATCGAAAGCGTCGAGGACATCGCCTACGCCGAGGGGAAGATCTACGTGCTGGTTACGCGCGTGTTCGGCGGTGTCGAGCGCGATGCCGCCGTCGTGGTGTTCAACGAGGACGGCACGTTCCAGCAGAATCTTTCGGTGATCGCGAGCACTGCCAACGAATACGCGCGCGCGCTCGAAGTGACCGTGACCGGCATTACCGCCAAGCCGGTCACGCTGACGGTCCTCGCCGAGCGCTACGCGCCGCTCGCGCGCATGGTCGTGACCAAGCTGAACCTCGGCAGCAACGGCCTGCTGTCCGCCGACGCCAACTTCAACGGCGGCGCTCCGCTGGTCGTGCCGTTCAACTGCACGGGCGGCGGCTGCGGCTTCTACGCCGGCGACATCGCCCGGCCGAAGCGCTTCTTCCAGGGCGACGGCATGCCGATCTACGTGGTCGGCAGCGCGCAGTACAACGGCCCGGACTGGGATTTCGCCGTGGTCCGCATCAACGCCAACGGCACGATCGACACCAGCTTCGGCGCCGGCGGCACCAACTACTTCGACTTCAGCGAGCCCGGCTCGGACAGCGGCGATTTTGCCTATCGTCTCGACATCGACTCCGGCATCCCTGGGCTGACCGCCGACACCCTGTTCATCGCCGGCAACGTGCGTCGCAGCTGCAAGGACGGCATCGGCATCGTCGCCGTGACCAGCGAAAACCAGATCCCGGCCGGATTCGGTGTCGGCGGCCGCGTCGTGCATGGCGGTTCGAGCGAAACCGGCACGATCTGCGCGCAGGAGGCCAGCCTGTACCTCGGCGACCTCGCGCGTCAGGGCAATGAACTGGCGGTGGCCGGCACGACCGCCTCGCTCGACCAGGGCGGCACGCTGCGCGTTGACGGCGCCCTGCTGCGCGTCGATGCCACGAACGGAAGCCAGCGCGGCCTCGCCCGCCTGCCCATCGAATACCAGGGCGAGCGCTTCGGCGACGCGCGCCTGCGCGGCATCAGCCACGCCGGCCAGGGCCGCTACCTGGTGAGCGGCGACCTCACCAACACGATCGCCAACCTCGGCCCGGTCTTCCTCAGTGCCGCGGTGGCGCCGTCCGACCGCATCTTCGCCGACGGCTTCGACCGCAGCGTTGTCCTGCCGACCCTCTGA
- a CDS encoding sialidase family protein, with amino-acid sequence MTKAKPGLWIRGACAVLAACMATPAQAGAVFSVAPWPLPATNVPSAQPDLVAATDGSWLLAWTEKRDDGSQALRVARSRKDAAGWGVPRTIAAGKDWFVNWADTPHVVALGDGSLWAHWLRRNGAGIHDYGIALVRSHDDGATWSTPIRIEPDGARNDYGFVSMWPQSRDTLGIAWLDSRQKPAAPADAHAGHAHADHGSGRMMLRAATFATNGRRTIEWPLDASTCDCCTTAVAQTARGPVVVYRGRSDGEIRDTRLVRLENDAWTPPRDVHRDGWKFAGCPVNGPAVAARGDEVWVAWYTEADGKPSLRLARSSDAGDRFGKPLHVAEGEGVLGRVALALDGGKVWLAWLGERDGGRDGQHLWLARIDAHAGTIESKQVVADLAVRGRASGLPRLGVRDGEAFLVVTDLDNGRARLRGLRAR; translated from the coding sequence ATGACGAAAGCAAAGCCAGGCCTGTGGATTCGCGGCGCGTGCGCCGTGCTGGCGGCCTGCATGGCCACGCCCGCGCAGGCGGGCGCGGTGTTCTCCGTCGCGCCGTGGCCATTGCCTGCGACGAACGTGCCATCCGCGCAGCCCGACCTCGTCGCGGCGACGGACGGGAGCTGGCTGCTGGCATGGACCGAGAAGCGCGACGACGGATCGCAGGCCTTGCGCGTCGCGCGCTCGCGCAAGGACGCGGCGGGCTGGGGCGTGCCGCGCACGATTGCCGCCGGCAAGGACTGGTTCGTCAACTGGGCCGACACGCCGCACGTCGTCGCGCTCGGCGATGGCTCGCTGTGGGCGCACTGGTTGCGCCGAAACGGCGCCGGCATCCATGACTACGGCATCGCCCTCGTGCGCTCGCACGATGACGGCGCGACCTGGTCGACTCCGATCCGCATCGAGCCGGACGGCGCGAGGAACGACTACGGTTTCGTCTCGATGTGGCCGCAATCGCGCGACACGCTCGGCATCGCCTGGCTCGACAGCCGGCAGAAGCCGGCCGCGCCCGCCGACGCCCATGCCGGGCATGCGCATGCCGACCACGGCAGCGGCCGCATGATGCTGCGCGCCGCGACCTTTGCCACGAACGGCCGGCGCACGATCGAGTGGCCGCTCGACGCATCGACCTGCGACTGCTGCACGACCGCCGTCGCGCAGACCGCGCGCGGGCCGGTCGTGGTCTACCGCGGCCGCAGCGACGGCGAAATCCGCGACACGCGCCTCGTGCGGCTGGAGAACGACGCCTGGACGCCACCGCGCGACGTGCATCGCGACGGCTGGAAGTTCGCCGGTTGTCCGGTCAATGGCCCGGCGGTTGCCGCGCGCGGCGACGAGGTCTGGGTGGCCTGGTACACCGAAGCGGACGGCAAGCCGTCCCTGCGCCTTGCGCGTTCGAGTGACGCCGGTGATCGTTTCGGCAAACCGCTGCACGTAGCCGAAGGCGAAGGCGTGCTCGGGCGTGTGGCGCTCGCGTTGGATGGCGGCAAGGTCTGGCTGGCCTGGCTCGGCGAGCGCGACGGCGGACGCGACGGACAACACCTGTGGCTCGCACGTATTGATGCGCATGCCGGCACGATCGAATCAAAGCAGGTTGTCGCCGACCTCGCCGTGCGTGGTCGCGCCAGCGGCTTGCCGCGCCTCGGCGTGCGCGATGGCGAAGCTTTTCTCGTCGTCACCGACCTCGACAACGGCCGGGCGCGCCTGCGCGGTTTGCGCGCGCGTTGA